A portion of the Bdellovibrionales bacterium genome contains these proteins:
- a CDS encoding ATP-binding cassette domain-containing protein → MGSIRSIGQRSTRNWLVWETDCNLSNQLSGGQQQKVAICRALMSDIKVILCR, encoded by the coding sequence ATGGGATCAATCAGATCGATCGGGCAAAGAAGTACGCGGAACTGGTTGGTTTGGGAGACAGACTGCAATTTATCCAATCAACTGTCCGGTGGACAACAACAAAAGGTAGCCATTTGTCGCGCACTAATGAGCGACATTAAAGTGATTCTTTGCCGATGA